One part of the Muntiacus reevesi chromosome 18, mMunRee1.1, whole genome shotgun sequence genome encodes these proteins:
- the RND2 gene encoding rho-related GTP-binding protein RhoN, which translates to MEGQSGRCKIVVVGDAECGKTALLQVFAKDAYPGSYVPTVFENYTASFEIDKRRIELNMWDTSGSSYYDNVRPLAYPDSDAVLICFDISRPETLDSVLKKWQGETQEFCPNAKVVLVGCKLDMRTDLATLRELSKQRLIPVTHEQGTVLAKQVGAVSYVECSSRSSERSVRDVFHVATVASLGRGHRQLRRTDSRRGLQRSAQLAGRPDRGNGNGNGNEGEIHKDRAKSCNLM; encoded by the exons ATGGAGGGGCAGAGCGGCCGCTGCAAGATCGTGGTGGTGGGGGACGCCGAGTGCGGCAAGACGGCGCTGCTGCAGGTGTTCGCCAAGGACGCCTACCCCGGG AGTTATGTCCCCACCGTGTTTGAGAACTACACCGCGAGCTTTGAGATCGACAAGCGCCGCATTGAGCTCAACATGTGGGACACTTCAG GTTCCTCTTACTATGATAACGTCCGGCCTCTGGCCTATCCTGACTCGGACGCTGTGCTCATCTGCTTCGACATTAGCCGACCGGAAACACTGGACAGTGTCCTCAAGAAG TGGCAAGGGGAGACTCAAGAGTTTTGCCCCAATGCCAAGGTTGTGCTGGTTGGCTGTAAACTGGACATGCGGACTGACCTGGCCACACTGAGGGAGCTGTCCAAGCAGAGGCTTATCCCTGTTACGCATGAGCAG GGCACCGTGCTGGCCAAGCAGGTGGGGGCTGTGTCCTATGTAGAGTGCTCTTCCCGGTCCTCTGAGCGCAGCGTCAGAGATGTCTTCCATGTGGCCACCGTGGCCTCCCTTGGCCGTGGCCACAGACAGCTGCGCCGTACTGACTCACGCCGGGGATTGCAGCGATCTGCTCAGCTGGCAGGACGGCCAGACCGGGGGAATGGAAATGGGAATGGGAATGAGGGTGAGATACACAAGGATAGAGCCAAGAGCTGCAACCTCATGTGA